In one Lolium rigidum isolate FL_2022 chromosome 3, APGP_CSIRO_Lrig_0.1, whole genome shotgun sequence genomic region, the following are encoded:
- the LOC124696757 gene encoding uncharacterized protein LOC124696757, producing MAKHFLPLIMAVAVAVSAILVTATADDLAPAPTVDPANSTAKPTAYEMLERYGFPPGILPAGAESYDLGLDGSFQVNFPSDCSFRVSKQYKVNYSSRMAGNIQNGSISGLEGVKVKILFAWINIREVDLDGGELRMHAGSVSKSFSLDHFSTSPQCN from the coding sequence ATGGCGAAGCATTTTCTCCCACTcatcatggcggtggcggtggcggtgtcaGCCATCCTTGTCACCGCCACGGCCGACGACCTCGCCCCCGCGCCCACGGTGGACCCGGCGAACTCAACCGCCAAGCCGACGGCGTACGAAATGCTAGAGCGCTACGGCTTCCCGCCGGGCATCCTCCCGGCGGGCGCGGAGAGCTATGATCTGGGCCTGGACGGGTCCTTCCAGGTGAACTTCCCCAGCGACTGCAGCTTCCGCGTGTCCAAGCAGTACAAGGTGAACTACAGCAGCCGGATGGCCGGGAACATCCAGAACGGGTCCATCAGCGGGCTGGAGGGCGTCAAGGTGAAGATCCTCTTCGCGTggatcaacatccgggaagtcgaCCTCGACGGCGGCGAGCTCAGGATGCACGCCGGGTCGGTGTCCAAGTCCTTCTCGCTCGACCATTTCTCCACTAGCCCGCAGTGCAACTGA